From a region of the Vaginimicrobium propionicum genome:
- a CDS encoding ATP-binding protein — protein sequence MKRNPFKPSAGVNPPLLVGREQVLTDFQQGLFNGAGDPYRLLRVTGNRGAGKTVLLNALGEYAAQNKWRVIHETATTGLVVRLIRALHKKTGRYVKSVTLPGISIDGLAAANLGGLELSDPLLPATLREAFNIQLDAVTKKHPERGILLTIDEVQGADPTELRTIATTTQHLIRENRNVAVVFAGLPGMDSTLLHDNVITFLRRATPVVLKDIPLELVKDSFVRVFSEHDRTLTPRALEAATKATKGYPFMIQLVGYYVWNRAGDNALVEIDHAEQGVDAAMIRLGETVHEPAVEDLSAVDRTFLLAMAQDTGPSRMKDICQRINRNGQYANQYRQRLIDSGVIEESGYGYVDFTIPYLRDWLKDHQASVRLRDLK from the coding sequence ATGAAACGAAATCCTTTCAAACCCTCAGCAGGCGTCAACCCACCCCTGCTAGTGGGACGCGAACAAGTCTTAACAGATTTTCAGCAAGGACTATTTAACGGGGCAGGAGACCCGTACCGTCTATTGCGGGTAACCGGAAACCGGGGCGCAGGAAAAACTGTACTGCTCAATGCTTTGGGTGAATATGCTGCCCAAAACAAATGGCGGGTTATCCACGAAACGGCCACAACTGGCCTAGTCGTGCGACTAATACGCGCCTTACACAAGAAAACCGGCAGATATGTGAAGTCCGTTACCTTACCTGGCATAAGCATTGACGGTTTAGCCGCAGCCAATCTAGGAGGGTTGGAATTATCTGACCCACTACTGCCAGCCACATTACGTGAAGCCTTCAACATACAACTGGACGCGGTCACCAAGAAGCATCCGGAGCGAGGGATTTTGCTGACCATTGACGAGGTGCAAGGGGCTGACCCGACAGAACTTCGCACCATCGCAACAACCACACAACACCTAATTCGAGAGAACCGCAATGTCGCAGTTGTTTTTGCGGGTTTACCGGGAATGGACTCCACCCTGCTACACGATAACGTTATTACTTTCCTGCGCCGCGCCACCCCCGTAGTCTTAAAAGATATCCCCCTTGAGCTAGTGAAAGACTCTTTTGTTCGGGTGTTCAGTGAGCATGATCGAACCTTGACACCGCGAGCCTTAGAGGCTGCCACCAAAGCAACCAAAGGCTACCCCTTCATGATTCAATTGGTTGGCTATTACGTGTGGAACAGGGCTGGAGATAATGCCTTGGTAGAGATTGACCACGCCGAGCAAGGCGTTGATGCGGCAATGATCCGATTAGGAGAGACAGTTCACGAGCCAGCTGTAGAAGATTTATCTGCTGTGGACAGAACCTTCCTGCTGGCTATGGCGCAAGATACTGGGCCTTCCCGCATGAAAGACATATGCCAAAGAATAAATCGCAACGGCCAGTACGCAAACCAATACCGCCAGCGCCTCATAGATTCTGGGGTGATAGAAGAAAGCGGCTATGGCTACGTAGATTTCACGATTCCATATCTACGCGACTGGTTGAAAGACCATCAGGCTTCCGTGCGTCTGCGTGACCTTAAGTGA
- a CDS encoding amino acid permease, producing METNEHTGLKRRLTSGQVSMIGLSGALGTGLFLGSGSVISLGGPATIISYTLAGLVALAVVWALAEMVSTHPVPGGPGAVAASYLGPFAGYITHWNLAIELMIAVGAEVAASATYLQFWFPNLPLGLGTILCSLLVIGLNLATVRLYGTSEYWFSMIKVTAIVVFILLGLYLIFVGTDASPATGLTNLTTDGGFFATGIGGVLAAGCMAVFSFGGTENVSIGAAESEHPERDVPRAAHAMIWRLLIFYVLAIFVVLALQPWTTTAQSHGTVTESPFVRVLDLTGVPAAAHIMNAILLVAALSAANGCLYAASRMLHSLGRQHMAPAFVARTSDHGAPRGAVLLASAGMAVASILALTTQRAFMLLYGCATIGILVTWVMVMLTHRKFRIDRARAGLGLPKHHLYASPVVNYLVIAASIAIFVALWWLLPVVWAGVPYLIILCLSYLLVRKHHHPAPDGDLLSQSVATEKPAAD from the coding sequence ATGGAAACGAACGAACATACTGGCCTTAAGCGTCGGCTAACCAGTGGTCAAGTTTCAATGATTGGGCTTTCTGGGGCTTTAGGCACTGGTTTGTTCTTAGGTTCTGGTTCAGTAATTTCTCTTGGCGGGCCAGCGACGATTATCTCGTACACTCTGGCAGGGCTAGTGGCGCTGGCAGTGGTTTGGGCCTTAGCCGAGATGGTTTCCACCCACCCTGTTCCTGGTGGGCCAGGGGCTGTTGCCGCTAGCTACCTCGGGCCTTTCGCTGGCTATATCACTCACTGGAATCTGGCGATTGAGCTGATGATCGCTGTCGGCGCAGAGGTGGCCGCCTCGGCTACTTATCTGCAATTCTGGTTTCCGAACTTGCCGCTGGGGCTAGGCACTATTCTGTGTTCCCTGCTGGTTATCGGTTTGAATTTGGCGACTGTGCGCCTTTATGGGACGAGCGAATACTGGTTCTCAATGATTAAAGTGACGGCTATTGTCGTCTTCATTCTGTTAGGTCTGTACCTGATTTTTGTGGGCACCGACGCCAGCCCGGCTACAGGGCTAACTAACCTAACCACTGACGGTGGTTTCTTCGCCACTGGTATTGGCGGCGTCCTGGCTGCAGGTTGTATGGCAGTTTTCTCTTTCGGTGGCACCGAAAATGTCTCTATTGGTGCTGCCGAATCTGAGCACCCTGAACGCGACGTCCCACGCGCCGCGCACGCCATGATTTGGCGACTACTGATTTTCTACGTGCTAGCAATTTTCGTGGTGCTAGCCCTGCAACCTTGGACGACAACCGCCCAATCGCATGGCACAGTCACGGAATCCCCATTCGTTCGAGTGCTGGATTTGACGGGCGTCCCAGCTGCCGCCCACATCATGAACGCAATCTTGCTGGTGGCTGCACTTTCGGCGGCCAACGGCTGCCTTTATGCGGCGTCACGAATGCTGCATTCTTTGGGACGTCAACACATGGCTCCGGCTTTTGTGGCTCGCACCTCCGACCATGGCGCCCCACGCGGGGCAGTATTGCTGGCTTCTGCCGGCATGGCGGTAGCGTCCATTCTCGCGCTGACGACACAACGCGCATTCATGTTGCTCTATGGGTGCGCAACAATCGGCATCTTAGTTACGTGGGTGATGGTTATGCTCACTCACCGTAAGTTCCGTATTGATAGGGCGAGGGCTGGCTTGGGGCTGCCGAAGCACCATCTCTATGCCTCCCCGGTAGTTAATTACCTAGTTATTGCTGCCTCGATCGCCATCTTTGTGGCTCTGTGGTGGCTGCTGCCGGTGGTTTGGGCTGGCGTGCCTTATCTGATTATCTTGTGCCTGTCTTATTTACTGGTACGCAAACACCATCACCCAGCCCCCGACGGAGACCTGCTGAGCCAGTCGGTAGCGACCGAAAAACCTGCCGCTGATTAG
- a CDS encoding gluconokinase: MSAVRELFLGLDVGTTAAKASMFSLDGEVRLTAAAGYPLNSPRPGWHEQDPEQMAAGVLQAITEVLSGVDADKVIGISISTAMHGLVGLDANMRPVTQLLTWADSRAVRQADELSVGAVGDRIHRISGTPIHAMSPLVKLRWIDENYADFLTKTPHWVGLKDWIILKLTGQLVTEMSSASGSGMANLRKGIWNPEALEIAGVSEDQLPKILDTTAQLPLSAEAAKRTGLKAGLPVVLGAGDGPLGNLGTGAIDPGVAGLSIGTSGALRMTVETPDVVPGLFCYTLTKDMWVSGGAISNGGMVQAWLTETFAPGSDDAEACRRAAQVPIGAEGLRMIPYLVSERASLWDSGIRGAFLHVRKAHTPDHFIRAGIEGVALQLWTILRRLRTIDKISQVRATGGVFKSHIWCDVAAGILNRPLVITSAQEGSALGAAILGLYALGRVNSLHAGYEMLRVHEPPRQVEVSTADVNAYEEIKASMTPLLERYTKLAPLYDKRSGRNLAPGI; this comes from the coding sequence ATGTCTGCTGTGCGTGAGCTTTTTCTTGGACTTGATGTTGGAACCACCGCCGCCAAGGCATCCATGTTCTCGCTGGACGGCGAAGTCCGTCTGACAGCTGCTGCCGGTTACCCGTTGAACAGCCCTCGTCCCGGCTGGCATGAACAAGACCCTGAACAGATGGCTGCCGGTGTGCTCCAGGCGATAACCGAGGTGCTTAGCGGGGTGGATGCTGACAAGGTAATCGGCATTTCGATAAGCACCGCCATGCATGGGTTGGTTGGTTTGGACGCGAATATGCGTCCAGTCACCCAATTGTTGACTTGGGCGGATTCACGTGCTGTAAGACAAGCCGACGAGCTGTCGGTGGGGGCTGTCGGGGATCGGATTCACCGCATTTCCGGCACCCCGATCCACGCCATGTCTCCCCTAGTCAAGTTGCGTTGGATAGACGAAAATTATGCTGATTTCTTGACGAAAACCCCGCACTGGGTGGGGTTAAAAGATTGGATAATTCTAAAATTAACCGGCCAGCTGGTTACCGAGATGTCTTCGGCCTCTGGCTCGGGCATGGCTAATCTACGTAAAGGCATTTGGAACCCAGAAGCCCTAGAAATCGCGGGAGTGAGCGAAGATCAGCTGCCGAAGATTCTAGACACCACAGCTCAACTTCCGTTAAGCGCTGAAGCTGCAAAACGTACTGGGTTGAAGGCCGGCCTGCCAGTAGTTTTGGGTGCTGGGGACGGGCCGCTAGGTAACCTCGGCACTGGAGCCATTGATCCAGGGGTAGCAGGGTTGAGCATCGGCACTTCTGGAGCGCTACGCATGACAGTCGAAACCCCAGACGTCGTCCCTGGGTTATTCTGCTACACGCTGACGAAAGATATGTGGGTCAGTGGTGGTGCAATTTCCAATGGCGGCATGGTGCAAGCCTGGCTGACCGAAACCTTCGCGCCCGGCAGCGATGATGCTGAAGCGTGCCGACGAGCTGCTCAAGTGCCGATTGGCGCCGAAGGGTTACGCATGATTCCCTACCTGGTTTCAGAGCGCGCCTCGCTGTGGGACTCCGGCATTAGAGGGGCTTTCCTGCATGTGCGCAAAGCTCACACGCCCGACCATTTCATTCGTGCCGGAATCGAGGGTGTGGCGCTGCAACTTTGGACGATCTTGCGCAGACTGCGTACCATCGACAAGATTTCTCAGGTGCGCGCTACTGGCGGGGTGTTCAAGTCACATATTTGGTGTGACGTTGCCGCTGGTATCTTGAACCGACCTCTAGTTATCACTTCGGCTCAAGAGGGTTCTGCTTTGGGTGCCGCCATTCTCGGCCTTTACGCTCTTGGGCGCGTGAACAGTCTGCACGCTGGCTACGAAATGTTGCGCGTCCATGAGCCGCCACGTCAAGTCGAGGTTTCTACAGCAGACGTTAATGCCTACGAGGAAATCAAAGCCTCCATGACGCCACTGTTGGAGCGGTACACCAAATTGGCTCCCCTCTACGACAAGCGCTCTGGACGAAATCTCGCGCCTGGCATTTAA
- the serC gene encoding phosphoserine transaminase, translating into MKIPSELLPRDGRFGSGPSKIRPDALNSLVTRGDIMGTSHRKPPVRNLVKRVQESLAELYHIPDSYEVVLGCGGATIFWDVAAFSLVKSRSAHGIFGEFGAKFAKEIAGAPFLADPVIYAADNGKLALPEPCEVDVAAWAQNETSTGVAAPVRRLDGFDSDTLFVIDATSSAGGMAADLTQSDVFFFSPQKNLSADGGLWFAICSPAAVERAHEVCSSRWVPAGLDLVKAITNSRKNQTLNTPAIATLLLVDAQLSWLLDNGGLDFAAGRTAESSSAIYSWAEESTIATPFVAEKTHRSPVTCTIDFDESVDANKLIEVLNDNGILDISPYRSLGRNQLRIATFASIDPADVQALLVCIDWVLDSGIASR; encoded by the coding sequence CTGAAAATTCCTAGCGAGCTGCTGCCTAGAGATGGACGTTTCGGTTCTGGACCGAGCAAAATCCGTCCAGACGCATTAAATAGCCTGGTCACACGCGGAGACATTATGGGCACCTCGCATCGTAAACCGCCAGTGCGTAACCTAGTAAAGCGGGTGCAGGAATCGCTGGCCGAGCTGTACCACATTCCCGACTCTTATGAGGTTGTGCTGGGGTGTGGTGGTGCCACAATTTTTTGGGACGTGGCAGCTTTCTCCCTAGTTAAATCGCGCAGTGCTCACGGAATTTTCGGGGAATTCGGAGCTAAATTCGCCAAGGAAATAGCCGGCGCACCATTCTTAGCAGACCCGGTAATTTATGCTGCCGACAACGGCAAACTAGCGTTACCTGAGCCTTGCGAAGTGGACGTTGCAGCTTGGGCGCAAAACGAAACATCTACCGGAGTCGCCGCCCCTGTCAGGCGTCTGGACGGATTCGACTCGGATACTCTCTTCGTGATTGACGCCACTAGCTCAGCCGGCGGCATGGCAGCAGACTTGACGCAAAGTGATGTGTTCTTCTTTAGTCCTCAAAAGAATCTGAGCGCTGACGGTGGGCTATGGTTTGCTATTTGTTCGCCAGCAGCCGTCGAAAGGGCGCACGAAGTTTGCTCGTCGCGCTGGGTGCCGGCCGGATTAGACCTAGTAAAAGCCATAACCAACTCGCGAAAGAACCAAACTCTGAACACCCCAGCGATAGCCACCCTGCTATTAGTGGACGCTCAGTTGAGCTGGCTACTTGACAATGGTGGCCTAGATTTTGCTGCCGGTCGTACTGCCGAATCAAGCTCAGCCATATATTCGTGGGCAGAAGAGTCAACTATCGCCACCCCATTCGTGGCAGAGAAAACGCACCGCTCGCCGGTAACATGCACCATAGATTTCGACGAATCAGTAGATGCCAACAAACTCATTGAAGTGCTCAATGACAACGGGATTCTCGACATTTCGCCCTATCGCAGTTTGGGACGCAACCAGTTGCGGATCGCTACTTTCGCCAGTATCGACCCGGCTGATGTTCAAGCTCTACTGGTGTGCATTGATTGGGTGTTAGATAGCGGGATAGCTAGCCGATAG
- a CDS encoding NCS2 family permease produces MAMMSSTQTDNKTKGSGIDKFFEITKRGSNTSAEVRGGFVTFFSMAYILALNPLIIGTAADVNGNLISGQPKFTDAAQTIVDSAAMSHSIAMVATVTALVAGVMTILMGVVGRYPMGMAAGLGLNAMCAYVLAPTMTWSATMGLIVWEGIIITALVLTGFREAVFRAVPHDLRTAISVGIGLFIAFVGLSNAGIIRPGEGTPTTLGIGGTLQGWPIFVFVATLALLLFLHLRKVKGAMLWSIGFGTLLAVIVEAVKKIGPQSEELVTGWSSNVPSFPGWDAFVSPDFGLIGRVDMIGGFARDGQFTFASVLTGVLLVFSLLLADFFDTMGTVVAIGTEGDLLNKDGEPPLLREILLIDSLSAVAGGLGSTSSNTSFVESASGVAEGARTGLASVITGAAFLVAGFLTPLVNMIPAEAVSPVLLLVGFMMLAQINDIDFSKLEMAIPAFFTIVFMPLAYSITVGIGVGFILFAVMKTFAGKARQLHALMWIVSALFLIYFMQGMITPLLS; encoded by the coding sequence ATGGCCATGATGTCCTCTACACAAACGGATAATAAGACGAAAGGGTCGGGGATCGATAAGTTTTTCGAGATCACGAAGCGCGGCTCCAACACCTCTGCTGAGGTGCGCGGCGGCTTCGTAACCTTCTTCTCGATGGCCTATATCCTGGCTTTGAACCCACTGATTATTGGTACCGCAGCTGACGTTAACGGCAACCTCATTAGCGGCCAGCCGAAGTTCACTGACGCCGCCCAAACAATTGTTGACTCGGCCGCCATGAGTCACTCAATCGCCATGGTTGCTACAGTAACCGCCCTAGTCGCAGGCGTAATGACCATACTTATGGGTGTTGTTGGCCGCTACCCAATGGGTATGGCTGCCGGTCTGGGCTTAAACGCGATGTGCGCCTACGTGCTGGCTCCAACGATGACCTGGTCAGCCACTATGGGGTTGATCGTTTGGGAGGGCATCATCATTACTGCCCTGGTGCTTACCGGATTCCGGGAAGCAGTTTTCCGCGCTGTACCCCACGACCTGCGCACCGCGATTAGCGTCGGCATCGGGCTGTTTATTGCCTTCGTAGGGTTGTCCAACGCTGGAATTATCCGTCCAGGCGAGGGCACTCCGACCACTCTAGGCATCGGTGGCACCCTGCAAGGCTGGCCAATCTTCGTTTTTGTTGCCACTCTTGCACTGCTGCTTTTCCTACATCTACGCAAGGTAAAGGGCGCGATGCTGTGGTCTATCGGCTTCGGCACATTGCTTGCGGTAATCGTTGAAGCTGTCAAAAAGATTGGCCCCCAGTCCGAAGAATTGGTGACTGGTTGGTCGTCGAATGTGCCGTCTTTCCCCGGCTGGGACGCTTTCGTCTCCCCCGATTTCGGGCTAATTGGACGAGTTGACATGATCGGCGGGTTCGCTCGCGACGGACAGTTCACTTTTGCATCCGTACTAACCGGCGTCCTGCTGGTATTCAGCCTGCTGCTGGCTGACTTCTTCGACACTATGGGCACCGTCGTTGCCATCGGCACCGAGGGCGACCTACTGAACAAGGACGGCGAACCACCGCTGCTGCGCGAGATCCTGTTGATTGACTCACTGTCTGCGGTAGCTGGTGGTTTAGGTTCCACCTCGTCTAACACGAGCTTCGTGGAATCTGCTTCGGGTGTTGCCGAGGGCGCGCGCACTGGCTTAGCGTCCGTCATCACTGGCGCAGCTTTCCTAGTGGCTGGTTTCTTAACGCCACTAGTTAACATGATTCCCGCCGAGGCGGTGTCTCCGGTGCTGCTGTTGGTTGGTTTCATGATGCTTGCCCAAATCAACGACATTGACTTCTCGAAACTTGAGATGGCTATTCCAGCATTCTTCACTATCGTTTTCATGCCGTTGGCTTACTCGATCACTGTCGGTATCGGCGTCGGCTTCATTCTGTTCGCAGTAATGAAGACCTTCGCTGGCAAGGCTCGCCAGCTACACGCTTTGATGTGGATAGTTTCGGCGCTGTTCTTGATTTACTTCATGCAAGGCATGATTACCCCGTTACTTAGTTAG
- a CDS encoding VTT domain-containing protein yields MSTDSRFSEDKPQQEPSDGNGDVELSETEEAAAEEERPWWDDPSMPWKHEPGRADIACLAWIGFLGVFSLAMLPLRAWLLGAPERLPWLVALLGSRSGTTALGSVVSTGGSLPWVWPILLGTLMSIKLDWTYWWAGKLWGRGMIEVWAGQSERATRNYERAERWAKKMGWVGMFVAYVPIPLPIMPVVFVLAGASGMSWKKFVALDFISALLWLLVYFAFGMAVGEPAVQVLTWYSKVANWVAIALVAAVVILSINRARKKTKTA; encoded by the coding sequence GTGAGCACAGATAGCCGGTTTAGCGAGGACAAACCCCAACAAGAGCCCTCGGACGGAAACGGCGATGTTGAATTATCCGAAACCGAGGAAGCCGCAGCAGAGGAGGAACGCCCCTGGTGGGATGACCCCTCGATGCCATGGAAACATGAGCCAGGTCGAGCCGATATCGCTTGCCTGGCATGGATCGGCTTCTTAGGGGTGTTCTCCCTAGCCATGCTGCCATTGCGGGCATGGCTTTTGGGTGCCCCCGAACGGTTGCCTTGGTTGGTGGCGCTACTCGGCTCTCGTTCAGGTACTACAGCTTTAGGCTCAGTGGTTTCTACCGGCGGCTCACTGCCTTGGGTGTGGCCAATCTTGCTTGGCACCTTGATGTCAATAAAACTTGACTGGACATATTGGTGGGCAGGCAAGTTGTGGGGACGCGGCATGATCGAAGTTTGGGCTGGCCAGTCTGAACGTGCCACCCGTAACTACGAGCGCGCTGAACGGTGGGCTAAAAAGATGGGATGGGTAGGAATGTTCGTCGCCTACGTCCCAATTCCGTTACCGATAATGCCGGTCGTTTTCGTGCTTGCGGGAGCGTCCGGAATGAGTTGGAAGAAATTTGTTGCCTTAGATTTCATTTCAGCCTTGTTGTGGCTGCTGGTCTATTTCGCTTTCGGAATGGCGGTGGGCGAGCCAGCCGTCCAAGTGCTCACTTGGTACAGCAAAGTTGCCAACTGGGTGGCTATTGCCCTGGTCGCCGCAGTAGTAATACTGTCCATCAACCGAGCACGCAAAAAGACGAAAACTGCCTGA
- a CDS encoding ABC transporter ATP-binding protein, whose translation MATVSFRDATRIYPGSDHPAVDKLNLEIGDGEFMVLVGPSGCGKSTSLRMLAGLEDINQGAVWIGDRDVTELPPKDRDIAMVFQNYALYPHMTVEDNMGFALKMQGVSKEDRKKRVQEAAKLLGLEDLLARKPKNLSGGQRQRVAMGRAIVRNPQVFLMDEPLSNLDAKLRVQTRTQIAELQSRLGVTTVYVTHDQVEAMTMGDRVAVMNAGILQQVDSPLVLYDAPANLFVAGFIGSPAMNLMEAKIVDGGVEVTGHVIPIARDVLAKSGSSTVIIGIRPERFEISNTNEGIVLEIAAVEETGADAYLYGALEGQLDKIVADDESTQIVARVTTRTPPRRGDKVCLHVDPKSVHVFDKESTLRIS comes from the coding sequence ATGGCCACTGTTAGTTTTCGCGATGCTACGCGAATTTACCCCGGTTCTGATCATCCAGCAGTTGACAAGCTGAATCTTGAAATTGGTGACGGCGAGTTCATGGTGCTCGTCGGCCCTTCTGGTTGCGGCAAGTCAACTTCGCTGAGAATGCTGGCCGGTCTTGAAGACATTAACCAAGGCGCAGTGTGGATTGGTGACCGTGACGTCACCGAACTACCGCCGAAGGATCGCGACATTGCGATGGTTTTCCAGAACTACGCGCTGTACCCGCACATGACTGTCGAAGACAATATGGGCTTCGCTTTGAAAATGCAGGGCGTTAGCAAGGAGGATCGCAAGAAGCGTGTTCAGGAGGCCGCCAAACTTCTTGGCCTTGAAGATTTGCTAGCGCGCAAGCCGAAGAATCTGTCTGGTGGTCAGCGTCAGCGCGTTGCCATGGGTCGCGCCATCGTGCGTAACCCGCAGGTCTTCCTGATGGATGAGCCGCTATCGAACTTGGACGCTAAGTTGCGTGTCCAAACCCGAACCCAGATTGCTGAGCTGCAGTCTCGTCTAGGTGTTACCACTGTTTACGTGACCCACGACCAGGTCGAGGCTATGACGATGGGTGATCGGGTTGCGGTCATGAATGCTGGCATTCTGCAGCAAGTTGATAGCCCGTTGGTGCTCTACGATGCACCGGCCAACCTATTCGTTGCTGGCTTCATCGGCTCGCCAGCGATGAACTTGATGGAAGCCAAGATTGTTGACGGTGGTGTCGAGGTAACCGGTCACGTTATTCCGATTGCTCGTGATGTGCTGGCTAAGTCTGGCTCAAGCACTGTCATCATCGGTATTCGTCCGGAGCGTTTCGAGATTTCCAACACCAACGAGGGCATTGTCCTAGAGATTGCCGCAGTCGAGGAGACTGGCGCCGACGCTTATCTCTATGGCGCTCTGGAGGGTCAGCTTGACAAGATCGTTGCTGACGACGAGTCCACTCAGATTGTGGCTCGCGTTACGACCCGCACCCCACCGCGTCGTGGTGACAAGGTGTGCTTGCACGTTGATCCGAAGAGTGTTCACGTCTTCGATAAGGAATCGACGTTACGCATTTCGTAA
- the metB gene encoding cystathionine gamma-synthase → MSSDFSYLAGLRHGIGADEQYRAVVPPLYSSVNYRFDGLGAEPIYDYSRSNNPTRDVLNDALAELEEGAGCAYVATGLAALTLVFSVFVPVGGRVVACHDCYGGTWRLLDQLSQRGRFSCDFVDLTDLDQVSNALAKPADVVLIETPSNPLLRVTDIAAVSKLAHRAGALAVADNTFCSPILQQPLRLGADLVVHSTTKFINGHSDVVGGAVIAKTAELSEKLRFWSNALGLTGSPTDAWLTLRGLRTLQVRMRAHQENAGALVELLVNHPGVERVYYPGLADHPGHELAAHQQYGFGALFSFDVVGGREGAKRLVSGLEVFNLAESLGGVESLISHAATMTHAGMSPQARAAAGLGDGLLRVSAGIEPVQDLLADLGAGLDRVLDSVKS, encoded by the coding sequence ATGAGTTCAGATTTCAGCTATCTGGCAGGGTTGCGCCACGGCATCGGGGCTGATGAGCAATACCGTGCGGTGGTGCCGCCACTATATTCATCGGTTAACTATCGTTTCGATGGTTTGGGGGCTGAGCCAATATACGATTATTCGCGCTCAAATAACCCCACCCGCGATGTGCTGAATGATGCCCTCGCCGAGTTGGAAGAGGGCGCCGGTTGCGCATATGTGGCCACCGGCTTGGCTGCCCTAACCCTAGTATTCTCGGTTTTCGTCCCCGTTGGTGGGCGGGTTGTTGCTTGTCACGACTGTTATGGTGGCACTTGGCGGCTGCTCGACCAACTATCGCAGCGTGGACGTTTTAGCTGCGATTTCGTCGATTTAACAGATCTTGATCAGGTTAGTAACGCCTTGGCGAAACCGGCCGATGTGGTTCTAATTGAAACCCCGTCTAATCCATTGCTGCGGGTAACAGATATCGCTGCGGTTTCGAAGCTGGCTCACCGGGCGGGTGCTTTAGCTGTGGCAGATAACACGTTCTGCTCCCCGATACTTCAGCAACCGTTACGGTTAGGGGCTGATCTCGTCGTCCATTCGACGACGAAGTTCATCAATGGGCATTCTGACGTGGTTGGGGGTGCCGTAATTGCTAAGACTGCTGAGCTGTCAGAAAAACTTAGATTCTGGTCAAACGCCCTAGGGCTTACGGGCAGTCCGACGGACGCCTGGCTAACCTTGCGCGGTTTGCGTACGCTGCAAGTGCGCATGCGTGCCCACCAAGAAAATGCTGGGGCACTTGTGGAGTTGCTGGTTAACCATCCGGGGGTTGAGCGGGTTTATTATCCTGGTTTAGCCGATCATCCTGGCCACGAGTTAGCCGCTCATCAGCAATATGGTTTTGGTGCATTGTTTAGTTTTGACGTCGTAGGTGGCCGGGAAGGGGCTAAACGCCTAGTCAGCGGGTTGGAAGTGTTTAATCTAGCAGAATCGTTAGGCGGGGTAGAGTCGCTGATTTCGCATGCCGCAACCATGACTCATGCTGGGATGAGCCCGCAAGCTAGAGCTGCTGCAGGTTTAGGCGACGGGCTGTTGAGGGTTTCGGCTGGGATAGAGCCCGTACAAGATTTGCTAGCCGATCTCGGCGCGGGGCTAGATCGCGTCCTTGACTCCGTGAAAAGCTAG